ACTCCTTAGACCATAACTGTTTCAGCtttgattcaaattttatttttacttaagaTGCTTTGTTGATAATTCTCAGCATGTCTTCAAGATGGAACAAGAAGAATAtacaaaagaagaaattgatTGGAGCTACATTGAATTTGTTGATAATCAAGATGTCTTGGATCTCATTGAAAaggttttattcttttcttctgCATTAATAGCTATTGATTAGTGACGATGAACCTTATATCCTAGTAATCAAAACTGAAGCAGATACCAACCGATTTAGAGGGTTGAGCTTACTCAGACATTTATTAGTGCATTTATATAAATGTGATTCAAAAGTTGTTCTATTCATTTATCTGGGCCTAGACAAGCTGTTAGACATAAAGAGGAGGTAACTAGTAAGAAGGATGTTGCTGTAGAAAAATGGTCGATATGCCATTGTCATAAGTCAGATTGCAGATTGAATACTTGTCTGTTGCATCACATTTCTCAAGGCAGTTAAGAGTTTTATTCTCGCCACCTGCCTGGTCAAAAATTGTCCATCAAGCTAGCATGTTTGTGTATAAACCAtatcttttaagaaaatggtGACTGGGTGACCAGGTTACTGGTCCCACCATCTGGACTGGTGCACTTCTGATAATGATGCCTCATACTCCTCATGTGGCTTATATGAGTGTTAGAATGGCTAGGGTATACTAGAATGTTTGCATCTGCCACTTGGTGCCTTATTTTAAAAACCTTCAAGCTCCTATTTTTGGTTTCTAATAGGCAAAGGATTCTACTGCAATTACAATTTTGGTTGATTTTATGTAAACAAGAATAATTTTTCTATGGCTCTGATAAGCATTTTAACAGAATGAACTTCAATGATCTCGGATTGTGGTTATATTGGTTGCTCCTGAAAACAGACTTACCAGGTTTATTGAAATGTTAAGTACTAAAACTTCTTTCTTGGAAGGTTATTTTAACTGAATTATTTTCACCAAAGGAGTATTTTTACTTATATACCCCTTTTTTCATGTTCTAGTATATGGCAAGCTTGTTTTTTGTCCTTCCATTTGGACCTGGATACTGGAATTTGCTTTCATCCACAAACttgaaattatgttttttttttttggcagaaACCCGGTGGAATCGTTGCTCTCCTAGATGAAGCTTGGTACAAAATTCTCTgcatttttctataaaatttctCTATTTCTTGTCTGAGGAAGGTTGCTGTATTTCATTTAACATGCTATAATAGAAGTGTTAGTTTCTAATAAGAACATTGATCTTAGAAGTCTGATGtttcttttaggaaaatttataggtttttaagcTTGTTGTTCACTGGGAATTTTTGTTTTGCAGCATGTTTCCAAAATCAACACATGAAACATTCTCACAGAAGCTTTATCAGACATTTAAAGTTCACAAGCGCTTTATCAAGCCAAAACTATCTCGCACAGATTTCACTATTTCTCATTATGCTGGGGAGGTATGTCGATGACCGTGTCATTAGTTGCTGCTTACTGCTGGCTGCTTTTGCATTTAGATGTTTTcccttataatatttattttcaggTCCTATATCAATCTGACCAATTTTTAGACAAAAACAAAGACTATGTGGTTCCAGAACATCAAGACTTGTTGGGTTCTTCTAAATGTACTTTTGTAGCAGGCCTTTTCCCTCCACTCCCTGAAGAGTCAGCCAAATCTTCTAAGTTCTCTTCAATTGGTTCTCGTTTTAAGGTATCTTTTCTTCTGTTATCCTGGTGAGGATGGTGATGGCTTTTACTTCAACAGGACAACTCAATGTAACACAACCATGGAAGTATTGTGATAAGAGCATAAACCCAACTACCACTTTACAGCACTTCCCCCACTGCTCCCTGTGTTTTTTTTAGTGCAAGAAGTTGACAGCTAATGTTGTTACGATCTAATGATGCAGCTACAACTACAGCAATTGATGGACACATTAAACTCCACAGAACCTCACTACATCAGATGTGTAAAGCCAAACAACCTTCTAAAACCTGCCATATTTGAGAATGTCAATATCATGCAACAACTACGTTGTGGTGTGAGTACAATTTAACTTTTGTAGTTTTAAGCTTTTTTCACTtacatattcaaattttcttagttttaatTCATTCAGTTGTCACTAACTGGTTTCTGTATAGGGTGTTTTAGAGGCCATCAGAATCAGTTGTGCTGGGTATCCTACACGCCGTCCTTTTTTTGAATTCCTAAATCGATTTGGAATTCTTGCTCAAGAAGTTTTAGAAGGGAAGTAAGTGGCCTCTTTTGGCTAAATTGAAGCCTGAGTGGAAATTTTGTAATTTGTTTGCTGCCTGGGTACTTGGctagttggatttttttttttttttcttttttttgagaatttctgATTTTACTTGGGTAGATGTTCATATTCTCCTTTTCGAATCTATTGCATGTATAAGCAGCTATGATGAAAAGGTTGCATGCAGAAAGATTCTGGAGAAAAAGGGGCTTAAGGGGTTTCAGGTAATACAGGAATTTCTTTTTTGCCTGTATTGACTGGTGATAACAAATGGAACACAGGTTCCTTGATCACATCATATTTGTGTAAATAGTACACTTCATTCAATTATTGCTGGCATCCAGCATATTGCAGCATCCCTATAGAATAATTTCTGATCTATACCTTTCAAAAATTTCCAAACACATACTTGTGTGAACCTCGAATTATGTTATGCAAAATATTATCATGTTTTGCTTTTATATACGTATAAATTATGAATTCCCATGCATCCAGCCATATCTTTGGCAAGAGGTATATATTTGATTCTCCACTAAATTGCTTGCAGATAGGTAAGACAAAGGTTTTCTTACGCGCTGGTCAGATGGCTGAATTAGATGCACGAAGAGCAGAGGTACTTAGTAATGCGGCAAAGGCTATCCAAAGGCGTATACGGACTTATCATGCTCGCAAACGTTTTATTGCATTGCGAAAGGCTACCATTCATGTGCAATCTTTATGGAGAGGTAAGCCATTTGAAAATAACAAAGCGTGAACATAGTTCACAACTAAATGTAAAGTTGTTTCTTGAAAGCATGGTTTTTTGAGCCACTCTTCTTATTGGAAGGATATGGTTGTAGTTTTAGTTTCTTCCTATCCATTTGTCTTTTGCAGCATAGCTCTCTGGGTTATCAATTGACTGatcattcattttcctttttcaattccATTTTCATATGTCTTTTATATGAATTGTAGGAATGCTGGCTTGCAAACTTTATGAGAGCATGAGAAGAGAGGCTGCTGCTGTGAAAATTCAGAAGAACATGCGTAGACATGAAGCCAGAAAAACCTTTAACAAGCTCCGAGTCTCAGTGCTTGTCTTGCAGACAGGCTTAAGAGCAATGGCTGCTCATAGAGAATTCAGATTTAGGAAGCAAACTAAAGCAGCAATTGTTATTCAGGTTATTTTATTCTTaccattatatattttgaaagccAATTTCCCTGTATACTGAATTCTGAATAATAAATGCTCTTTTAAAAAACTATATGCAGGCCCGGTGGCGCTGTCATAGAGCTTTCTCATTCTACAAGAAGCTCAAGAGAGGAGCAATAGTTTCACAATGCAGATGGAGGGGAAGAGTAGCCAAGAAAGAGCTCAGGAAGCTGAAAATGGTCAGCATTGTTTGTCTTTTGCCATAGGAGTTGGGCAAAAGTGCCAGTACATTAATGGGGATTGctgaacaaccaattttcctaaaagattAAGCTTGTAGGAGTTGGGCCTATAATGTATATCGTGCACTCTAACACCCTCCCTCACGTGCGGCCCCATACTCACACATGGAGAGACACATTGGCCCATAAGCAAACAATCACAATCAGCCTTTTTTTAGGCTTAATTAATTGAGGATACAAATATATGGTTGCGAGGTTCGAACACATGACCTCCCATCAAACAAGGCTCTAATTCCATGatgaacaaccaattttcctaaaagcttaagcttgtaggatttgacCTCACACTGTATATCATGCACTGTAACAGGGATGATGGCTTAACTTGTTTAGTACAAGGATTGATTATTTTCCCTGGCTTTTAACACAATTATAAATTGGAATGGGAGTAAGGTTTTATCAATCCTAAGCTTGGTTGAGGGAAGTCTGCTTTTTGTAGATGACTTAGATGATGAGTAAACCCCCAAGTTACAACTTCATGGACCCAGAATCCAGAATCTAAAAAGGATTTTGTAGGTACCCCCAATTAGTGGATTTAAGGCTTTAGCTGCACCGTATGCACCTAGAAGTTTTGATATGTTGATTTAGGGTGTATAGTAGTTTAGCTAATATATTCATCATCATTGTTTAAGATATAATTGACTTCTCAATTTCTACATGACTCATTTATCTCACTTTTATTAAATCTATATCTGAATATGATGtttgcacaaaaaaaaagacttaGTAAGATAAACTGATATTTGTTCCATGTGCCTGGTAGTAAATTTGAGGTACTATATATAATCTACAAACAATTGAAGGTATTATTAATCTGTCCTCTTTATTGTTAATCAAGTGAACAGCTATCCTTTCCCTGTAGATTCAGGTTTCAGCCAAAAAGTTTTGCCTTTGCATCGATAACTAATGTAAGATGTAGACAGAAGACTGAAGCTAGGCTGAGCCATTTTTTATTAAGTACTTTCTGCACAACCACATGGTCTCCATCCCGTTAATGATATAAAAGGATTATGTATGGTATTCCATTTTGGTGAAGGCAGTATATcatgaattttttctttttcccagcTTGGATGCTAATATCCCTTACCAATTTTTTGTAGGCTGCAAGAGAAACAGGTGCACTTAAAGAAGCGAAGGACAAGCTCGAAAAAACAGTGGAGGATTTAACATGGCGTCTACAGTTGGAAAAGCGTTTAAGggtaaatatttatattctgAGGAGAGCCACTAATTAGTCTAGAAGATATTGCTAGTCTTATGTGTTCGTCTGCTTTGAGAAGTTGAGATCCAAGATTGTGACACAtttagaattaagaaaaaaattacctatcaaaagaaaaaaaaaagaattcaccAAAAGATTCTTTTGTTCTTGCACCAAGTGATGtactttcaattaaaaaatctaacagGAAACTATTTGacttcaacattttttaagtgcttaatttttttattctacacCATCTTAAGGACTAAGAAATTCTAATTTGTCCTGTTTAATGTACACACTCTCATCCAAGATCTGAAATCATGTGCACAGACTGACTTAGAAGAAGCAAAAGCACAGGAGATAGCAAAATTGCAGAATTCTTTGCAAGCTATGCAAACCAAAGTTGATGAAACAAATGCATTACTTGTCAAGGAACGAGAGGCTGCAAGAAAGGCTATTGAAGAGGCACCACCTGTTATTAAAGAAACCCCAGTTATTGTTGAAGATACCAAAAAAGTTGAGTCTCTAACAGCAGAAGTGGAGAGCTTCAAGGTAATGTGGTTTGAGCCAAATTATTACTACATATTCTCTTCTGCATTTGGACATAGATACCTTTGCAAAGTTTTCTGAATTTTATTGCACTCAGAATAACCAACATGAACCAAAAATCACAAGGCATAATGATTTTTAGAGAGTGACGGCAAAGTTTTTATTGACTAGATTGTGGATTGTAGATAATAATAGATCAACATGATGAGGTAGGAggtattaaatttagtaaagaGTTGCACCTACattttggattttaaatttagtaaagTTGTGTTTAGTCAATTTGCAATCTGATAAGTTTATTACTTTATATAATTTGTGTGAAATTTGGTGCCAAAATAAAAATGGCGGAGATCATCGACATAACTAGTTAGTTataataatttgaatcaaaagggCCGCATCTAATGATTACTTAAACAGATGGTTCACCAAAAAGGTAAAAGTCTTGGGATGCATTATTTATCCAGCTTTATCTGTGAAATGACTAAATCAACATCAGTGCTGTTTTACAGCTTTTAGCTAGCCTGAAGTGATTGGATTGGTTAAACTTTACTAGTGAAACAACTAATGTTGCCAAACTTTAACTATAGCTATAACAGGATGCATGTAAGCTTTACAAATTTAACTAAGATTCAACTGGGTGGGCAtaggtttttttatatttctagcACTGGATAATGATCTTGTTATTTTGATGATCTTAACCTTGAATTTATGTCCCTACAGGCCTTGTTGCAGTCAGAAAAAGAAAGAGCTGACAATTCTGAGAAGAAATATACTGAAGCCCAAGAATCTAGTGAAGAAAGacataaaaaattagaagaaacagaaaaaaaggTTCAGCAACTCCAGGAATCATTGAGCAGGTAGCATAACACTTTAAGAATGATTTTCCCTCATGTTACtgattttcatttcatcttGTGGACATCTTATATGTggttttcttgaaatttttcatGAATAGATAATTTTTAGTGTAAAGTCAGACAAAGTGTCAAATGATCATGACAGCAATCAAATCTCTGTAAGGAAGATTGTTAAACCGACCACATTCTCAAATTTATGGTTTGCTAGTCTAATACTTCAAAAACAAATAGTTCCATTCTGACTGCATGTAACACTGTTACTGAAAAATATCCATTCTTAACATAAATGAAAGAATTTAAAGTTCCAATTGAAAGTTCTCATAATCAGCTACTGGATAGATCAATTGACCAGTTGCTGGACTACAGCTATAAATGCAAAAAGTGCTTGGTCTGTGACTGAATTAGTTATGATCTTAAGAGAGGAATTCACTAACCAAATACAAAAATAAGTTCTTAGTTCTATGCATTAGTTATTTCCCCCCTTTTTATCTCTGTAAGAAGTAGAAGAAACAAATTAATCTGCATTTACATTTAATGTTTAAGCATTGATGTTTTAGTTTCTTCAAAAGTTATATTGACCTTACTGTTTATTTGTGTTGAAATTGTCTTGTGCATTTAACATTTGATGTTTGACCATTGATgttttgaagttaaatatttGAACTGCTTCAACTTCTTTTGTCCATTTCTAGTACCATTTCCCATGTTCTATGCAGCAGTTACATGTTTATATTGGGAAAGTAGTCAGTACCAGTCCTTTTGTAGTACGGTTAACCAAACACTTGAACTTCTGTAATTAGGCTAGAGGAGAAGCTTACTAATTTAGAATCAGAAAATCAAGTTCTCCGTCAACAGGCTGTGTCCATGGCACCCAATAAGTTTCTTTCAGGACGCTCCAAATCAATTGTTCAGgtaatcatagaaataacttgTCAAATTGGTGTTTGATATTCAATGTTATAGATGTTTCAGGAAACTTATTGATGTCTGATAATTGGCAGAGGAGTTCTGAAGGTGGTCATGTTGCAGGGGATGCAAGGACTTCTTTGGTATGTAAAATTGCTAAAAATCTCTTTCAAACTTAAAGGTCTGTTTTGTGAAAGcgatattttctttctcttcgaTTGATCACCTTTAAAATTATTAGGATCTGCATAGCCCTTCACTAAACCAAAGGGAGTTTTCTGAAGTCGAGGAGAAACCACAAAAATCACTCAATGAGAAGCAGCAGGAGAATCAGGAACTGCTCATTCGATGCATTGCACAACACTTAGGCTTTGCAGGAAGTAGACCAATTGCTGCCTGTATCATATACAAATGCCTCCTGCAATGGAGATCATTTGAAGTTGAACGGACTAGTGTTTTTGACCGGATTATCCAGACAATAGGCCAGGCTATTGAGGTTTGAATTGTTCAACCCTATATGCTAGTATGGTgcattatcttcttcttttatgATTAGTAGCttccctttttatttaaatattccatTCTGATTGCAGACCCAGGATAACAATGACATTTTGGCCTACTGGTTATCCAATGCCTCAACTCTTCTGTTACTACTCCAGCGCACATTGAAAGCAAGTGGTGCAGCTGGAATGGCTCCACAGCGCCGTCGATCATCATCAGCTACATTGTTTGGAAGGATGACACAGGTACAATCTCTCTCGAACCTATTATTTATTTCAGAAAAAATTCTTTTCTGTTCAAATCTGTTtgtataattttctttacagaGTTTTCGCGGAGCTCCACAAGGAGTTAATCTTTCCTTCACAAATGGTGGTCTAACTGGTGGAGTGGAAACTTTACGCCAAGTTGAAGCCAAATACCCAGCGCTGCTTTTCAAACAGCAGCTTACAGCATATGTAGAAAAAATTTATGGAATGATTCGAGATAATCTGAAGAAAGAGATTTCTCCTTTACTGGGGTTGTGCATCCAGGTACATGAATCTGATCATTTATGCACCCAGTCATGAcaataaactttttattgacTTTCCTTTTGAATTACTTATGtgtataaatttcttttttggatAATAATGAATTAGGCACCAAGAATATCAAGAGCAAGCTTAGTTAAGGGACCGTCACGTTCTGTTGCAAACACTGCAGCTCAACAAGCTTTGATTGCTCATTGGCAAGGGATTGTGAAGAGCCTTGGAAATTTCTTGAATACTTTGAAAGCAAATCATGTTAGTGGGGGTCCAGCGGATTTCTTTTCATTATGCCCTTTTCCTTACCTAAATGATAACGATTGGCTGTCTGTGTTACTCTTGGCATATTTTGTGTCTCTTGACTCTTGAGTACATGCCTAAGCCAATTCAAACTATCTGACTTGGCAAATTATTTGTCCATTACTTGGCAAGACCAAGCTAGGAAAATTCTTTTCCTGCTCTTATGGTATTTTTTCTGAAATCATATTTACAGTGAAATACCTTTTCCCACCTCTTCTGTTTCCAGGTACCCCCATTTTTAGTTCGTAAGGTGTTCAcacaaatattttctttcatcaatGTCCAATTATTCAACAGGTATAGAGTCAGTATTTCATATTCTATAGTAATTTTCTGTACCGCAGATTGAAGTTTTTTCCTTATGGTCTTGCACACATTGTTATGGTTGCAGCCTTCTATTACGACGAGAGTGCTGTTCATTTAGTAATGGTGAATATGTTAAAGCAGGACTGGCTGAACTGGAACATTGGTGTTACAAGGCAACCGATGAGGTATCTTGGTTTCTGTGCCTTCATTTCATTATTGTACAATAACATACTTGctgaataaacaaaaaaaaaaaaaaattgcagtaTGCAGGTTCAGCTTGGGATGAGCTCAAGCATATCAGGCAGGCTATTGGGTTTCTGGTAAACCTTTGCAGTTCATCTCATCATTACTAGTTCTAAGGCTGAAGAAATAAGAATTGGGGAAATCTTGACATTTCTATTTCCTGATTCAGGTCATACATCAAAAGCCAAAGAAAACCCTTGATGAAATAAGCCATGACCTATGCCCGGTAACCAGTGTTCCTATAGACAAAAATGAGAGATAACATTCACATCTACCTTATCTCAACCAATCTTGTTTCTCCATTTGCAGGTGCTCAGTATACAGCAGCTGTATCGGATCAGTACAATGTACTGGGATGACAAGTATGGCACGCATAGTGTGTCCCCAGATGTAAGTTTCTATGGATGCCATTACTCAAACTAGGTTCGAGCCATCTTTGTCACAAGGAAGTATGATAATTTTCATAGCACTACATAAATTAGGAAAAACTAACTATGGTAAGTTTTGCCTTGTGAATGTTGCCATCTAGG
Above is a genomic segment from Vitis riparia cultivar Riparia Gloire de Montpellier isolate 1030 chromosome 14, EGFV_Vit.rip_1.0, whole genome shotgun sequence containing:
- the LOC117929598 gene encoding myosin-9 codes for the protein MGTAVNIIVGSQVWVEDPEAAWIDGLVTKINGAEAEIELTKGKKVVVNLLKIYPKDTEAPAGGVDDMTKLSYLHEPGVLQNLKSRYELNEIYTYTGNILIAINPFQRLPHIYDAHMMQQYKGAPFGELSPHVFAVADVAYRAMINEGKSNSILVSGESGAGKTETTKMLMRYLAFLGGRVATEGRTVEQQVLESNPVLEAFGNAKTVRNNNSSRFGKFVEIQFDKQGRISGAAIRTYLLERSRVCQISDPERNYHCFYLLCAAPQEEIEKYKLGNPKSFHYLNQSNCYELVGVSDAHDYLATRRAMDIVGISEKEQEAIFRVVASILHIGNIEFTKGKEVDSSVPKDDKAKFHLKMTAELLMCDPLALEDALCKRVMITPEEVIKRSLDPLAATVSRDGFAKTIYSRLFDWLVDKINVSIGQDPNSKSLIGVLDIYGFESFKTNSFEQFCINFTNEKLQQHFNQHVFKMEQEEYTKEEIDWSYIEFVDNQDVLDLIEKKPGGIVALLDEACMFPKSTHETFSQKLYQTFKVHKRFIKPKLSRTDFTISHYAGEVLYQSDQFLDKNKDYVVPEHQDLLGSSKCTFVAGLFPPLPEESAKSSKFSSIGSRFKLQLQQLMDTLNSTEPHYIRCVKPNNLLKPAIFENVNIMQQLRCGGVLEAIRISCAGYPTRRPFFEFLNRFGILAQEVLEGNYDEKVACRKILEKKGLKGFQIGKTKVFLRAGQMAELDARRAEVLSNAAKAIQRRIRTYHARKRFIALRKATIHVQSLWRGMLACKLYESMRREAAAVKIQKNMRRHEARKTFNKLRVSVLVLQTGLRAMAAHREFRFRKQTKAAIVIQARWRCHRAFSFYKKLKRGAIVSQCRWRGRVAKKELRKLKMAARETGALKEAKDKLEKTVEDLTWRLQLEKRLRTDLEEAKAQEIAKLQNSLQAMQTKVDETNALLVKEREAARKAIEEAPPVIKETPVIVEDTKKVESLTAEVESFKALLQSEKERADNSEKKYTEAQESSEERHKKLEETEKKVQQLQESLSRLEEKLTNLESENQVLRQQAVSMAPNKFLSGRSKSIVQRSSEGGHVAGDARTSLDLHSPSLNQREFSEVEEKPQKSLNEKQQENQELLIRCIAQHLGFAGSRPIAACIIYKCLLQWRSFEVERTSVFDRIIQTIGQAIETQDNNDILAYWLSNASTLLLLLQRTLKASGAAGMAPQRRRSSSATLFGRMTQSFRGAPQGVNLSFTNGGLTGGVETLRQVEAKYPALLFKQQLTAYVEKIYGMIRDNLKKEISPLLGLCIQAPRISRASLVKGPSRSVANTAAQQALIAHWQGIVKSLGNFLNTLKANHVPPFLVRKVFTQIFSFINVQLFNSLLLRRECCSFSNGEYVKAGLAELEHWCYKATDEYAGSAWDELKHIRQAIGFLVIHQKPKKTLDEISHDLCPVLSIQQLYRISTMYWDDKYGTHSVSPDVISNMRVLMTEDSNNAVSNSFLLDDDSSIPFSVDDISKSMEQIDISDIEPPPLIRENSGFSFLLPRAD